The nucleotide sequence GGAATCTGCTTGATCAGGGTGTCGGAGGCGATGAAAGCGTCGTACTTGCGGGCGAGCTTCTTGATgagcttcttgttcttgttcaGCTTCTTCAAGTCGTCAGCCGACATGGAGTCAATACCGCCGTGCTTGGCACGGTCGAGATCGTGCTGGTCACCGAGAATGCTAGAGTCGCAGTCATGGTTAGCATCGATTTTGCCTCGCATCGAAATCTTATATGTCTCAAGGTATAGGTCCGGACACATACCAGATGGCCATGTTGGGGCGGGGGACGACCGGGAGCTTGATGGTGCCCGAGAAACGCTTGTCACGCTGGGGGTCATAGTTCTTGAGGCCGATCTGGAGCTCGACGGTCTCGAGGAAGTTACGCTTCTTGGTGTTGAGCGAGTAGTCGAGCAACTCGCCGACGTTGGAACGCACTCCGG is from Pyricularia oryzae 70-15 chromosome 2, whole genome shotgun sequence and encodes:
- a CDS encoding 60S ribosomal protein L10a, whose protein sequence is MSKITVAGVRSNVGELLDYSLNTKKRNFLETVELQIGLKNYDPQRDKRFSGTIKLPVVPRPNMAICILGDQHDLDRAKHGGIDSMSADDLKKLNKNKKLIKKLARKYDAFIASDTLIKQIPRLLGPGLSKAGKFPTPVSHADDLSGKVTEVKSTIKFQLKKVLCMGVAVGNVEMTQEQLVGNIMLAINYLVSLLKKGWQNVGSLTIKATMSPPKRIY